A stretch of the Streptomyces sp. NBC_01428 genome encodes the following:
- a CDS encoding CpaF family protein, whose translation MSLRSRIATPDEGGPAREDGHLVAVYRAKLLEEIDLAEMSSLAAAERRVRLERVLGHIISREGPVLSSAERSQLIRRVVDEALGLGVLEPLLADASITEIMVNGPDSIFVERAGRVEQLPLRFASNEQLMQTIERIVSTVNRRVDESNPMVDARLPTGERVNVIIPPLALTGPTLTIRRFPRAYTLPELIGLGSLDEQMLMLLAAFVRARFNVIVSGGTGSGKTTLLNALSGLIPSHERIITIEDSAELQLQQEHVIRLESRPPNVEGKGQITIRDLVRNSLRMRPDRIIVGEVRGGETLDMLQAMSTGHDGSLATVHANSAEDALMRLQTLGSMSEVQIPFEALKDQINSAVEVVVQLSRHADGSRKVTEIALLVSHGREQFRVSPVTRFVPRPVGPDRVVRGHFEHLPLPRSVAEKLYVANEPLPPAFGVAEAIDLLPTRQAIG comes from the coding sequence ATGAGCCTGCGTTCCCGCATCGCGACCCCCGACGAGGGGGGACCCGCCCGTGAGGACGGACACCTCGTCGCCGTCTACCGCGCGAAACTCCTCGAGGAGATCGACCTCGCGGAGATGTCCAGCCTGGCCGCGGCCGAACGCCGCGTCCGCCTCGAACGCGTCCTCGGCCACATCATCAGCCGCGAGGGCCCGGTCCTGTCCTCCGCCGAACGCTCCCAGCTGATCCGCCGGGTCGTCGACGAGGCCCTCGGACTCGGCGTCCTCGAACCGCTCCTCGCGGACGCCTCGATCACCGAGATCATGGTCAACGGCCCCGACTCGATCTTCGTCGAGCGGGCCGGCCGCGTCGAACAGCTGCCGCTGCGCTTCGCGTCGAACGAGCAGCTCATGCAGACCATCGAACGCATCGTCTCGACGGTCAACCGCCGCGTCGACGAGTCCAACCCGATGGTCGACGCCCGGCTGCCCACCGGCGAGCGCGTCAACGTCATCATCCCGCCGCTCGCCCTGACCGGCCCCACCCTCACCATCCGCCGCTTCCCGCGCGCCTACACGCTCCCCGAACTGATCGGCCTCGGCTCCCTCGACGAGCAGATGCTCATGCTCCTCGCGGCCTTCGTCCGGGCCCGGTTCAACGTCATCGTCAGCGGCGGCACCGGCAGCGGCAAGACCACCCTGCTGAACGCGCTGTCCGGACTGATCCCGTCCCACGAGCGCATCATCACCATCGAGGACTCCGCCGAACTCCAGCTCCAGCAGGAGCACGTCATCCGCCTGGAGTCGCGGCCCCCGAACGTGGAGGGCAAGGGCCAGATCACCATCCGCGACCTGGTCCGCAACTCCCTGCGCATGCGCCCCGACCGGATCATCGTCGGCGAGGTCCGCGGCGGCGAGACCCTCGACATGCTCCAGGCCATGTCCACCGGCCACGACGGCTCGCTCGCCACCGTGCACGCGAACTCCGCCGAGGACGCCCTCATGCGTCTGCAGACCCTCGGCTCCATGTCCGAGGTGCAGATCCCCTTCGAGGCGCTGAAGGACCAGATCAACTCCGCCGTCGAAGTCGTCGTCCAGCTCTCCCGGCACGCCGACGGCTCCCGCAAGGTCACCGAGATCGCCCTGCTCGTCTCGCACGGCCGCGAACAGTTCCGCGTCAGCCCCGTCACCCGGTTCGTGCCCCGCCCCGTCGGCCCCGACCGCGTCGTCCGGGGCCACTTCGAGCACCTCCCGCTGCCCCGCTCGGTCGCGGAGAAGCTGTACGTCGCCAACGAGCCGCTGCCGCCCGCCTTCGGCGTCGCCGAGGCCATCGACCTCCTCCCCACCCGGCAGGCCATCGGATGA
- a CDS encoding TadE family protein, producing MRTFLRRPPVLLPGFRLGLRRREPGCTDPTGAPRGGGRRVGSARTPAARRAAGRLRATGARRAGSAPAVPATHAVLTPGARCPAPAPGTGGPPAAATRLRARRVTRRLRDDRGVSILEFTGFLPILLLIGMATIQLGLIGYGANQAGSGARAAARVASQGGDGAAAGQAAVSGWLDPQVAPAQGADLTTATVTVHVPGVIPLFGGYDLSRKATMPTDD from the coding sequence ATGAGGACGTTCCTGCGACGGCCACCGGTCCTCCTGCCGGGCTTCCGCCTCGGACTCCGGCGCCGCGAACCGGGGTGCACCGATCCGACCGGAGCGCCGCGCGGCGGCGGCCGCCGGGTCGGGAGCGCCCGTACGCCGGCCGCCCGTCGGGCCGCCGGCCGGCTCCGCGCCACCGGAGCCCGCCGTGCCGGGAGCGCCCCCGCCGTCCCGGCGACGCACGCCGTCCTGACGCCGGGCGCCCGTTGCCCGGCCCCGGCGCCGGGCACCGGCGGCCCCCCGGCCGCGGCCACCCGTCTCCGTGCCCGCCGCGTCACCCGCCGCCTGCGGGACGACCGGGGCGTCTCCATCCTGGAGTTCACCGGATTCCTGCCCATCCTGCTGCTCATCGGCATGGCGACGATCCAGCTCGGCCTCATCGGGTACGGCGCGAACCAGGCCGGCTCCGGGGCACGGGCCGCCGCGCGCGTCGCCTCCCAGGGCGGCGACGGCGCCGCGGCGGGACAGGCCGCCGTCAGCGGCTGGCTCGACCCGCAGGTCGCGCCCGCCCAGGGGGCCGACCTCACCACCGCGACCGTCACCGTCCACGTCCCGGGCGTCATCCCGCTCTTCGGCGGCTACGACCTGTCCCGCAAGGCCACCATGCCCACCGACGACTGA
- a CDS encoding AAA family ATPase, translated as MTVRILSAVGDIDSARALTTLLSQLADAEPAPPVPDSTALLDTLARLAAESLDELPEVVLVHERIGPVPALDLIRDLVMRFPAVGVVLITADTSTGVLTAAMDSGARGIIGLPLGYDALAERVQAAASWSAGMRRHLHSGAPALYTGPGGTVVTVTGAKGGVGATVTAVQLALAAQASGRNVALLDLDLQSGDVASYLDVQFRRSVADLAAITDINPRVLQDAVYTHDSGVALLLAPAEGERGEEVTDRVTRQVLGALRSRHDVVVVDCGSQMNSATAAAVELADVALLLVTPDVVAVRAAKRMVRMWDRLQIRKAEETTTVVNRFARGTEIQPSLVERVTGTKVARTSVPAAFKELQAVVDAGRLQDLDARSTVKQAQWTLAGELGLVVAQEGGAGGRRRKAPVADRGAIGLRRRGGDRGAVTLEFAGMFPLLLVVMTILWQCVLYGYSYSLAGNAADEAARAATAAYAVNGDVGGACAAAGSKHLPGAWQGAGIGCAPAGSVMKATVEVDVPLFFPGFDAGFHVKGTAGAALEGDDG; from the coding sequence ATGACCGTCCGCATCCTCTCCGCCGTCGGCGACATCGACTCGGCCCGCGCCCTCACCACCCTGCTGAGCCAGCTCGCCGACGCCGAACCCGCCCCGCCGGTCCCCGACTCCACGGCCCTGCTCGACACGCTGGCACGGCTGGCCGCCGAGTCCCTGGACGAACTGCCCGAAGTGGTCCTCGTCCACGAACGCATCGGCCCCGTACCGGCGTTGGACCTGATCCGCGACCTCGTGATGCGCTTCCCCGCCGTCGGTGTCGTCCTCATCACCGCCGACACCAGCACCGGCGTCCTGACCGCCGCCATGGACTCCGGCGCCCGCGGCATCATCGGCCTTCCCCTCGGCTACGACGCCCTCGCCGAACGCGTCCAGGCAGCCGCCTCCTGGTCCGCCGGCATGCGCCGCCACCTGCACAGCGGCGCACCCGCCCTGTACACGGGCCCCGGCGGCACCGTCGTCACCGTGACCGGCGCCAAGGGCGGTGTCGGCGCGACCGTCACCGCCGTCCAACTCGCCCTCGCGGCGCAGGCGTCCGGCCGCAACGTCGCCCTGCTCGACCTCGACCTCCAGTCCGGCGACGTGGCCTCCTACCTCGACGTGCAGTTCCGCCGCTCGGTGGCCGACCTCGCCGCCATCACCGACATCAACCCGCGCGTCCTCCAGGACGCCGTCTACACCCACGACAGCGGCGTCGCCCTGCTGCTCGCCCCCGCCGAGGGCGAACGCGGCGAGGAGGTCACCGACCGGGTGACCCGCCAGGTCCTCGGCGCGCTCCGCTCCCGCCACGACGTGGTGGTCGTCGACTGCGGCTCCCAGATGAACTCGGCGACCGCCGCCGCCGTCGAACTGGCCGATGTGGCCCTGCTGCTGGTCACCCCCGACGTCGTCGCCGTCCGCGCGGCCAAGCGCATGGTCCGGATGTGGGACCGCCTCCAGATCCGCAAGGCGGAGGAGACCACCACGGTCGTCAACCGCTTCGCCCGCGGTACGGAGATCCAGCCGTCCCTCGTCGAACGCGTCACCGGCACCAAGGTCGCCCGCACCTCCGTCCCCGCCGCCTTCAAGGAACTCCAGGCCGTCGTCGACGCGGGCCGGCTCCAGGACCTGGACGCCCGCTCGACCGTCAAGCAGGCCCAGTGGACCCTGGCCGGCGAGCTGGGCCTCGTGGTTGCGCAGGAGGGCGGGGCCGGCGGCCGACGGCGCAAGGCACCGGTGGCCGACCGGGGCGCGATCGGCCTGCGCCGCAGGGGCGGCGACCGGGGAGCCGTCACCCTCGAGTTCGCCGGGATGTTCCCGCTGCTGCTCGTCGTCATGACGATCCTGTGGCAGTGCGTGCTGTACGGCTACTCGTACTCCCTCGCCGGGAACGCGGCCGACGAGGCGGCACGGGCCGCGACCGCCGCGTACGCGGTGAACGGCGACGTCGGCGGCGCCTGCGCGGCGGCGGGCAGCAAGCACCTCCCCGGCGCCTGGCAGGGCGCGGGCATCGGCTGCGCCCCGGCCGGCTCGGTCATGAAGGCCACCGTCGAGGTCGACGTCCCCCTGTTCTTCCCCGGCTTCGACGCGGGTTTCCACGTGAAGGGCACGGCGGGCGCGGCACTGGAAGGGGACGACGGATGA
- the cpaB gene encoding Flp pilus assembly protein CpaB, whose amino-acid sequence MNSRQRRGVILLVLSVLCALGAFAGVLSVIRDVNSKVGPEVTAYRLKDDIAPYKELTADQFEKISMPERWLSSTAVTSLSQIRGKIAVTQLEKGSLLQADMIVERPRLAAGQQEIAIMIDAATGVAGKINPGSRVNIYATFKAENDKGVDQSKVIVENARVIDVGKLTALDPGQSSSDRRNNANQAVPITFALGTADAQRVAYAESFAEHVRLALVAGGSDAAVAPGDRTYTLDEDK is encoded by the coding sequence GTGAACTCGCGCCAGCGCCGCGGCGTCATCCTGCTGGTCCTCTCGGTCCTGTGCGCCCTCGGCGCCTTCGCCGGAGTCCTCTCGGTGATCCGCGACGTGAACTCCAAGGTCGGCCCGGAGGTCACGGCGTACCGCCTGAAGGACGACATCGCTCCCTACAAGGAGCTGACGGCCGACCAGTTCGAGAAGATCTCGATGCCCGAGCGATGGCTGTCGTCCACCGCCGTCACCAGCCTCTCCCAGATCCGCGGCAAGATCGCCGTCACCCAGCTGGAGAAGGGCTCGCTGCTCCAGGCCGACATGATCGTCGAGCGGCCCCGGCTGGCCGCGGGGCAGCAGGAGATCGCCATCATGATCGACGCGGCGACCGGTGTCGCGGGCAAGATCAACCCCGGCTCGCGGGTGAACATCTACGCCACCTTCAAGGCCGAGAACGACAAGGGCGTCGACCAGTCCAAGGTGATCGTCGAGAACGCCCGCGTCATCGACGTCGGCAAACTCACCGCGCTCGACCCCGGCCAGTCCAGCTCCGACCGGCGCAACAACGCCAACCAGGCCGTCCCCATCACCTTCGCCCTCGGCACCGCCGACGCCCAACGCGTCGCCTACGCGGAGTCGTTCGCCGAACACGTCCGGCTCGCCCTGGTCGCGGGAGGCTCCGACGCGGCCGTCGCGCCCGGCGACCGTACGTACACCCTCGACGAGGACAAGTAG